The following are encoded in a window of Candidatus Fluviicola riflensis genomic DNA:
- a CDS encoding RNA polymerase subunit sigma-70: protein MDDFTLVSECAKGNTRAQRALFDKFAPKMLAVLMRYLRNTEEAEDTLQDGFVKIFQKIGEFKMEGSLEGWIRRIMVNTALDMLRKNKKLLGDTQLDDVSYKVSFTDHGFDEMNVNHLLKLIDALPDGYRVVFNMFAIEGYSHKEIADTLGVTENTSKSQYSRARAFLRNQLEKIESD, encoded by the coding sequence ATGGACGATTTTACATTGGTATCAGAATGCGCCAAAGGAAACACCAGAGCACAGCGAGCGTTGTTTGATAAATTTGCTCCTAAAATGTTGGCGGTATTAATGCGATACCTGCGCAATACGGAAGAAGCGGAAGACACACTTCAGGATGGTTTTGTGAAAATTTTTCAGAAAATCGGCGAATTTAAAATGGAGGGTTCACTCGAAGGCTGGATTCGCAGAATCATGGTCAACACCGCTTTGGATATGTTGCGCAAGAACAAAAAACTGCTGGGCGACACACAACTAGACGATGTTTCGTACAAAGTGTCTTTTACCGACCATGGTTTTGATGAAATGAATGTAAATCATTTGCTCAAACTCATCGACGCGTTGCCCGACGGTTATCGTGTAGTATTCAACATGTTTGCTATAGAAGGTTATAGCCATAAAGAAATAGCCGACACATTAGGAGTAACGGAGAATACCTCCAAATCGCAATACTCCCGTGCAAGGGCCTTTTTACGCAATCAATTAGAAAAGATAGAAAGTGATTGA
- the rnr gene encoding ribonuclease R, whose translation MGYKRPKKQKDTKDKKLKTSLFHIIRRLFQQQPDALLNYKQVCMLLHIKDGESRKLVVTILTELNKEGFLKQDGHATYRYSNTQEIVQGELELTQRGSGFVVIDKKSTDIFIPPHAIGQAIHGDTVKVVITKRGTDRSEGRIVEVVSRERTQFVGTIVMKDKFAMLLPDNSRTGVEIIIAKENLNGAKNKDKALVKITVWPKTSEHPFGEVIQTLGGNSLHDNEMLSILVSHGLDIEFDATVMSEAEQVTMALDPEEVAKRRDFRDILTFTIDPVDAKDFDDALSVKKLENGRWEIGVHIADVSHYVRPESAMDKEALKRGNSVYLVDRVIPMLPEQLSNMVCSLRPNEDKFTFSAVFELDENGKIYNEWFGKTVIHSDHRFAYEDAQVILEGADGPYKAELHLLDKIAKTLRKARFKKGALMIASEEIRFQLDEKREPIGVMVKVSKDANQLIEEFMLLANRRVASFVGEPKKGRDIIPFVYRCHDKPDPEKIALFNVFIDHFGYELEFSTPEQVAKSINKLLEDIRLTNEFSIIQQMAIRSMAKATYETLNIGHYGLAFEYYSHFTSPIRRYADLMVHRILLETLENKPHKYNSVLDDVCKRISRQERKATEAERESNKYFQVVFVHDKIGEEFEGIVTGVAEFGLFVRMNENACEGMVPLQEIPGDRFSFDPKKYVIVGQKTGKVYNFGDTVKVKITEVHPRRRQIDLALVV comes from the coding sequence ATGGGCTATAAACGACCGAAGAAGCAAAAAGACACGAAAGACAAGAAATTAAAAACGAGTCTTTTTCATATTATCCGCAGACTTTTCCAACAACAACCCGATGCTTTGCTTAATTACAAGCAGGTATGTATGTTACTGCACATAAAAGATGGTGAATCACGAAAATTGGTGGTTACCATCCTTACCGAACTCAATAAAGAAGGTTTCTTAAAACAAGACGGCCACGCTACATATCGTTATTCCAACACGCAGGAAATTGTTCAGGGTGAACTGGAACTGACGCAGCGAGGATCGGGTTTTGTAGTGATCGACAAAAAATCAACAGACATTTTTATTCCGCCCCATGCTATCGGACAAGCCATTCATGGTGATACGGTAAAAGTGGTCATTACCAAACGTGGCACGGACCGGAGTGAAGGAAGAATTGTTGAAGTGGTTTCGCGCGAACGCACGCAGTTTGTGGGGACCATTGTTATGAAGGATAAATTTGCCATGCTGCTACCGGATAATTCCAGAACAGGTGTAGAAATTATTATCGCAAAGGAAAACCTCAACGGCGCCAAAAACAAGGATAAAGCGCTGGTTAAAATCACTGTTTGGCCCAAAACATCTGAACACCCGTTTGGTGAAGTGATCCAAACGCTGGGCGGAAATTCGCTCCACGACAATGAGATGCTGAGCATTTTGGTTAGCCATGGTTTGGATATCGAATTTGATGCAACTGTCATGTCGGAAGCCGAACAGGTAACGATGGCTCTTGATCCGGAAGAAGTTGCCAAACGTCGCGATTTCAGAGACATTCTGACGTTTACAATTGACCCCGTTGATGCCAAGGATTTTGATGATGCGTTGTCGGTGAAAAAACTCGAAAACGGCCGCTGGGAAATTGGTGTGCACATTGCTGACGTAAGTCATTATGTGCGTCCGGAAAGCGCCATGGACAAAGAAGCACTCAAGCGCGGAAACTCGGTTTATTTGGTCGACCGTGTGATTCCGATGTTGCCGGAACAGCTTTCAAATATGGTGTGTTCACTCAGACCAAATGAAGATAAATTTACCTTTTCGGCGGTTTTCGAACTGGATGAAAACGGGAAGATCTATAACGAATGGTTCGGGAAAACCGTGATTCATTCAGACCATCGTTTTGCTTATGAAGATGCGCAGGTGATTCTGGAAGGAGCAGATGGTCCATATAAAGCCGAATTGCATTTACTGGATAAAATCGCTAAAACACTACGCAAGGCACGTTTCAAAAAAGGTGCACTGATGATCGCTTCGGAGGAAATTCGTTTCCAGCTCGATGAAAAACGCGAGCCAATCGGTGTAATGGTAAAGGTGTCAAAAGATGCCAATCAGCTGATCGAAGAATTCATGTTGCTAGCCAACCGAAGAGTCGCTTCATTTGTGGGTGAACCGAAAAAAGGTCGGGATATTATTCCGTTTGTTTATCGTTGTCACGACAAACCTGATCCGGAAAAAATTGCGTTGTTCAATGTGTTTATCGATCATTTCGGTTACGAACTCGAGTTTTCGACTCCGGAACAAGTTGCCAAAAGCATCAATAAATTGCTTGAAGATATTCGCCTGACAAACGAATTCAGTATCATTCAGCAAATGGCTATTCGCAGTATGGCGAAAGCAACTTACGAAACGCTCAATATCGGTCATTACGGTTTGGCGTTTGAGTATTATTCTCACTTTACTTCGCCGATTCGCCGGTATGCCGATTTGATGGTTCACCGCATTTTGCTGGAAACACTGGAAAACAAACCCCACAAATACAACTCGGTGTTGGATGATGTGTGTAAACGCATTTCCCGCCAGGAACGCAAAGCAACTGAGGCCGAACGCGAATCAAACAAGTATTTCCAGGTGGTGTTTGTTCACGATAAGATCGGGGAAGAATTTGAGGGAATTGTTACAGGTGTTGCCGAATTCGGGTTGTTTGTGCGCATGAACGAAAACGCGTGTGAGGGAATGGTTCCGCTACAGGAAATTCCGGGCGACCGCTTTAGTTTCGACCCGAAGAAATACGTAATCGTGGGCCAGAAAACCGGAAAGGTTTACAACTTCGGTGATACGGTAAAAGTGAAAATAACGGAGGTTCACCCGCGCAGACGCCAGATCGATTTGGCGCTGGTGGTCTGA
- a CDS encoding ferritin (cytoplasmic iron storage protein): protein MNKRIEAALNDQVQKESSSSQFYLAMASWAENNGLNGTAKFMYQHSDEERFHMLKLIKFINERGGVAVVPAVEQPPKTFKSLERVFELLLEHELLVTASINDVVDACLQEKDYSTHNFMQWYVSEQLEEEALARGILDKLRLIGGDKGGLYLFDRDLENQAAKATAPGTDSKA from the coding sequence ATGAATAAGCGAATAGAAGCAGCGTTGAATGATCAGGTTCAGAAAGAAAGTTCTTCTTCTCAATTTTACCTGGCGATGGCTTCGTGGGCCGAAAATAATGGCTTGAACGGAACCGCAAAATTTATGTACCAGCACTCGGATGAAGAGCGTTTTCACATGCTGAAACTCATCAAGTTTATAAATGAGCGTGGTGGGGTGGCAGTAGTTCCGGCTGTGGAGCAACCACCAAAAACATTCAAATCATTAGAGCGTGTTTTTGAATTGTTGCTGGAGCACGAATTACTGGTAACAGCCAGTATCAATGATGTGGTAGACGCATGTCTGCAGGAAAAAGATTATTCCACACACAACTTCATGCAATGGTACGTTTCTGAGCAATTGGAAGAGGAAGCATTGGCACGTGGTATCCTGGACAAATTACGTTTGATAGGAGGTGATAAAGGCGGATTGTATTTGTTTGACCGGGATCTTGAAAACCAGGCGGCAAAAGCAACGGCGCCCGGAACAGATAGCAAGGCATAA
- a CDS encoding tryptophan 2,3-dioxygenase yields the protein MEFSPEVQQRLMLLKEKYDAQGQDLLPYLDGLLHAKTVTYWDYIQVDTLLSLQKTSTDFPDETIFVVYHQITELYFKLALHEFKQLGELENMTATFFIARVKRINRYFEALTKSFEIMIDGMEREQFLKFRMTLHPASGFQSAQYRKIEICSTDFLQLTHKDVRGSFTGDEPIDQMFEHVYWKEGATDAETGKKTLALEDFERRYKDEFIELAEEQRTKNLWQCYLRLSPEEQNQIEVIQVMKQNDINVNVNWPLMHYKSAVKYLQHNQGDIPATGGTNWQKYLPPRFQKRIFYPLLWSEEEVAQWGKSWVESVLA from the coding sequence ATGGAATTCTCACCTGAGGTACAGCAACGTTTGATGCTCCTCAAAGAAAAATATGACGCACAGGGCCAGGACCTGTTACCTTATCTTGATGGTTTATTGCACGCAAAAACGGTCACTTACTGGGATTATATCCAGGTAGACACCCTATTGTCGCTTCAGAAAACGTCGACTGATTTTCCGGATGAAACCATTTTCGTGGTGTATCATCAGATTACGGAATTGTACTTTAAACTGGCATTACACGAGTTTAAGCAATTGGGCGAACTGGAAAACATGACAGCTACGTTTTTCATCGCACGAGTGAAACGGATCAACCGTTATTTCGAAGCACTGACCAAAAGTTTTGAGATTATGATCGACGGAATGGAACGCGAACAGTTCCTGAAATTCCGTATGACATTGCACCCGGCTTCGGGTTTTCAATCGGCGCAATACCGGAAAATCGAAATTTGTTCAACCGATTTCTTGCAACTGACGCACAAAGATGTGCGCGGATCATTTACCGGCGACGAACCGATCGACCAAATGTTTGAACACGTTTACTGGAAGGAAGGCGCAACGGATGCTGAAACGGGTAAAAAAACCCTGGCTTTGGAAGATTTTGAACGTCGTTACAAAGATGAATTTATTGAACTGGCCGAAGAGCAGCGCACCAAAAATTTGTGGCAATGTTACCTGCGTCTTTCACCTGAAGAACAAAATCAGATCGAAGTGATCCAGGTGATGAAACAAAACGATATCAATGTGAATGTAAACTGGCCGTTGATGCACTATAAATCGGCAGTGAAATATTTGCAACATAACCAGGGTGACATTCCTGCAACGGGTGGAACCAACTGGCAAAAATACTTGCCTCCGCGCTTCCAAAAACGTATTTTCTATCCGCTTTTATGGTCGGAAGAAGAAGTGGCTCAATGGGGAAAATCATGGGTAGAATCGGTATTGGCTTAG
- a CDS encoding RND transporter has protein sequence MIQRIAAITLLLLLFGCSGEQEVIKPSVETITESIYASGVIKSEGQYQVFATVNGIVEKVFVEEGDTVVMGQPLFSLANAVQQLNNENALLTASFYDLNANQEKINDAEQLVGLTRDKMRNDSSLYARQLSLWKQNVGSKVELEQRELAFENSKNTYQSAIVKYNDLKRQLAFNASQSKKNLLIAQQINNDYVVRSELKGIVYNVSKRKGELVSPQTPIAVVGDASKFILEMQVDEYDITQIEKGQQVIVSMDSYQGKTFEARVTKINPMMNERTKSFTVEATFVKQPPVLFPNFSFEANIVLRSRKNALLIPRALLLPDNTVLLANGEKRKVTVGLKDYQQVEITSGLKATDELMQPEE, from the coding sequence ATGATTCAAAGAATTGCTGCCATTACCTTATTGCTGCTGCTGTTTGGTTGCTCGGGGGAACAAGAGGTTATTAAACCGTCGGTTGAAACCATTACAGAATCTATTTATGCTTCCGGGGTTATCAAAAGCGAAGGTCAATACCAGGTTTTTGCCACCGTGAATGGAATTGTAGAAAAAGTGTTTGTGGAAGAAGGGGACACCGTAGTAATGGGCCAACCGCTTTTTTCACTGGCCAATGCGGTACAGCAACTCAACAACGAAAACGCATTGCTCACGGCATCATTTTACGACCTCAACGCCAACCAGGAGAAAATCAACGATGCAGAGCAATTGGTTGGTTTGACACGTGATAAAATGCGAAACGACAGCTCGTTGTATGCGCGCCAACTCTCACTTTGGAAACAAAATGTGGGTTCAAAAGTAGAACTCGAACAACGCGAGCTAGCCTTCGAAAATTCGAAAAACACCTACCAGTCGGCAATTGTAAAATACAATGATCTCAAACGACAGTTAGCGTTCAACGCTTCTCAATCCAAAAAAAATCTACTCATCGCCCAACAAATCAACAACGATTATGTGGTGAGAAGTGAACTCAAAGGGATTGTTTACAATGTGTCGAAGCGGAAGGGAGAATTGGTAAGCCCGCAAACACCTATTGCCGTGGTTGGAGATGCCAGCAAGTTTATTCTGGAAATGCAGGTAGACGAATACGATATCACTCAAATCGAAAAAGGGCAACAAGTGATTGTTTCAATGGATAGTTACCAGGGAAAAACCTTCGAAGCGCGGGTTACAAAGATCAACCCGATGATGAATGAGCGAACCAAATCGTTTACCGTAGAAGCCACTTTTGTAAAACAACCACCGGTGTTGTTTCCCAATTTCAGTTTCGAAGCCAATATCGTGCTGCGCTCCAGGAAAAATGCATTGCTCATTCCGCGAGCATTGTTGTTGCCTGATAATACGGTGCTTTTGGCGAACGGTGAAAAAAGAAAGGTGACGGTTGGCTTGAAAGATTACCAGCAAGTGGAAATCACGTCCGGTTTGAAAGCAACGGATGAATTGATGCAACCGGAAGAATGA
- a CDS encoding ABC transporter produces the protein MNLKLIISVSRSLLMARLKQTLIAAIGVTFSITMFITLLSFMGGLNSMLDGLVINRTPHVRLYNEILPAKHQPIDASSDYQEGYNFVSSIKPKNERPDLRNSGAIINTLRNDKRVLGVAPKINAQVFFNVGSIDLTGVINGIDVEEENRLFTFSDYVVAGDFMDLKNTPNSIILGKALAEKMLASVGDVVQITTSRGERIQLKVVGYFQSGLQDIDKVQSYASLNTTQKMLGVPNSYITDLQVKLIDLNEAPALAKEMEATFDVEAIDIQTANSQFETGSFIRTLISYAVGITLLVVAGFGIYNILNMMIYEKMDSIAILKATGFSGKDVNRIFITIAMTIGLVGGVFGLLFGLGLSAIIDQIPFNTEALPTIKTYPVNYNPKFYIIGGIFSLVTTYFAGYFPSRKASKVDPVVIIRGK, from the coding sequence ATGAACCTGAAACTCATCATAAGCGTATCGCGGTCTTTACTAATGGCGCGTCTGAAGCAAACCCTGATTGCCGCAATCGGCGTGACCTTCAGTATCACCATGTTTATTACACTGCTCAGTTTTATGGGCGGGCTGAACAGCATGCTCGACGGTTTGGTGATTAACCGGACGCCTCACGTGCGCCTGTACAACGAAATCCTTCCCGCCAAACACCAGCCGATCGATGCTTCATCCGATTATCAGGAAGGCTATAATTTTGTGAGTTCTATCAAACCGAAAAACGAACGACCCGATTTACGCAATAGCGGAGCCATTATTAACACGCTGCGGAACGACAAACGCGTACTGGGTGTTGCCCCGAAAATCAATGCGCAGGTGTTTTTCAACGTAGGATCAATCGACCTTACCGGTGTTATCAACGGAATAGATGTAGAAGAAGAAAACAGGCTGTTTACCTTCAGTGATTATGTGGTGGCCGGTGATTTTATGGATTTGAAAAACACACCCAACAGCATCATTCTGGGGAAAGCCCTGGCCGAAAAAATGCTGGCTTCCGTTGGTGACGTTGTACAGATAACCACATCACGGGGCGAACGCATCCAACTCAAAGTGGTGGGCTATTTTCAATCCGGATTGCAAGACATTGATAAAGTGCAAAGTTACGCTTCACTCAACACAACTCAGAAAATGCTGGGCGTTCCCAATAGTTATATTACCGACTTACAGGTCAAGCTCATCGACTTGAACGAAGCACCCGCTTTGGCCAAAGAAATGGAAGCAACCTTTGATGTGGAAGCCATCGATATTCAAACGGCCAATTCTCAATTCGAAACAGGCAGTTTTATCCGGACCCTTATTTCGTATGCAGTTGGAATCACCCTGTTGGTTGTGGCCGGGTTCGGGATTTACAATATTCTGAACATGATGATTTACGAAAAAATGGATTCCATTGCAATTTTGAAAGCGACCGGTTTTTCGGGCAAAGATGTTAACCGCATTTTTATAACCATCGCCATGACCATCGGTTTGGTAGGAGGTGTTTTCGGGCTGCTTTTCGGCTTGGGACTTTCAGCCATCATAGACCAAATTCCGTTTAATACGGAGGCTCTGCCAACCATTAAGACTTACCCGGTAAACTACAACCCGAAGTTTTATATTATAGGTGGCATATTTTCATTGGTCACGACTTATTTTGCAGGTTATTTTCCTTCGCGTAAAGCTAGTAAGGTAGATCCTGTAGTTATTATTAGAGGCAAATAG
- a CDS encoding ATP-binding protein — translation MEQIILETRHINKYFHDPVTVQVLKDISFSIHKSEFVSIIGKSGCGKSTLLYILSTMDTDYDGQLFIDGQSIRGKKEGELAFIRNEKIGFVFQFHYLLNEFSVLRNVMLPGLKLAKYSEKEIEHRAYEKLRVLGIENEALKNPNQLSGGQKQRVAIARALINDPLIIMGDEPTGNLDKKNSEIVFAIFKELAEEYHQSLLIVTHDNSFAERTHRIIEMEDGNIIRM, via the coding sequence ATGGAACAAATTATTCTTGAAACCAGGCATATCAACAAATACTTCCATGATCCGGTGACGGTTCAGGTGCTGAAGGATATTTCGTTTTCCATCCACAAAAGCGAGTTTGTTTCCATCATCGGAAAATCGGGTTGTGGAAAATCGACCTTGCTCTACATTCTTTCTACCATGGATACCGATTATGATGGGCAATTGTTCATTGACGGGCAATCAATCAGGGGGAAAAAAGAAGGTGAATTGGCCTTTATCCGCAATGAAAAAATCGGGTTTGTGTTTCAATTTCACTACTTACTCAATGAATTTTCGGTCCTTCGGAATGTAATGCTTCCCGGATTAAAATTGGCGAAGTACTCTGAAAAGGAAATAGAGCATAGAGCCTATGAAAAACTCCGGGTTCTGGGGATCGAAAACGAAGCGCTCAAAAACCCCAATCAACTTTCCGGCGGACAAAAACAACGTGTTGCCATTGCGCGCGCGCTGATCAACGATCCACTCATCATCATGGGTGATGAACCAACCGGAAACCTTGACAAAAAAAACAGTGAAATTGTTTTTGCTATTTTTAAGGAATTAGCCGAAGAATACCATCAATCGTTACTCATTGTAACCCACGACAATAGCTTTGCAGAACGAACCCATCGCATTATCGAAATGGAAGACGGAAACATCATTCGGATGTAA
- a CDS encoding acyl-CoA thioesterase, with protein sequence MKARKASETLAITTKVVLPNDTNTLGNLFGGQLLAWMDVIASVSAHRHSRRVVVTASVNNVSFNSPIFHASIVTLEAKVSRAFNSSMEVFVDVFVEDHVSGKRSKSNEAIYTFVAVDQNGGPIQVPELIPETDEEKERYESALRRKQLSLILAGKMKPSDATELKALFMD encoded by the coding sequence ATGAAAGCAAGAAAAGCATCTGAAACACTTGCTATTACTACTAAAGTTGTACTTCCAAACGACACGAACACCCTGGGGAATCTTTTCGGAGGCCAGTTGTTGGCGTGGATGGACGTGATTGCCAGCGTTTCGGCACATCGTCACAGCAGAAGAGTAGTTGTAACGGCTTCGGTAAACAACGTTTCGTTTAATTCACCGATCTTCCATGCGTCGATCGTAACATTGGAGGCTAAGGTTTCACGTGCGTTTAACTCGTCGATGGAAGTTTTCGTAGACGTGTTTGTAGAAGATCATGTGAGTGGAAAACGTTCCAAATCAAACGAAGCGATCTATACGTTCGTGGCGGTTGACCAAAACGGCGGACCGATCCAGGTTCCCGAACTGATTCCTGAAACTGACGAAGAAAAAGAACGTTACGAAAGTGCGCTGCGCAGAAAACAATTGTCGCTGATCCTTGCCGGAAAAATGAAGCCGTCGGATGCTACGGAATTGAAGGCGCTATTCATGGACTAA
- a CDS encoding bifunctional phosphoglucose/phosphomannose isomerase encodes MVIAIFTESIDVMEKLITAFPQNITDALNIAANIKLQPSKHRIENVVICGMGGSGIGGKLVAQWTQAECPVPVFSFQDYHLPAFVGPHTLVIGSSYSGNTEETLIAVEEAHERGAHIVAICSGGQIQEFCSAHNYDCIVVPGGNPPRTAVGFSIVQLTAIFVQLGLASADRMTEIESGRKLIVSELDVIHAEAKKIAAFLHGKVPAIYAGANYEAVAVRTKQQFNENSKELCWQHVIPEMNHNELVGWGGGDDRFAALFLQTGDLTPRNQRRFDISVELVSAKTKQIHIAHAKGSNQIERSLYLIHLVDWASLYLSDLKHGDPMEIRVIDYLKDELSKL; translated from the coding sequence ATGGTAATAGCTATATTTACCGAATCAATTGACGTCATGGAGAAACTGATAACTGCTTTCCCGCAGAATATTACGGATGCGCTCAACATAGCAGCGAATATTAAATTGCAACCTTCCAAACACCGCATCGAAAATGTGGTGATTTGCGGAATGGGTGGCTCCGGAATTGGCGGAAAATTAGTTGCTCAGTGGACGCAGGCAGAATGTCCGGTTCCCGTATTTTCGTTCCAGGATTATCATTTACCCGCTTTTGTTGGCCCGCACACGTTGGTGATCGGTTCTTCTTATTCGGGCAATACCGAAGAAACACTTATCGCGGTTGAGGAAGCGCATGAACGCGGAGCACACATTGTGGCGATCTGTTCCGGAGGACAAATCCAGGAATTCTGCTCAGCTCACAACTATGATTGCATCGTTGTTCCGGGTGGAAATCCGCCACGTACTGCAGTTGGTTTCTCAATAGTACAATTAACCGCTATTTTCGTGCAATTGGGATTGGCTTCTGCTGACCGGATGACGGAAATCGAGTCGGGAAGAAAACTGATCGTTTCCGAACTGGATGTCATTCACGCCGAAGCGAAAAAAATTGCGGCATTCCTTCATGGTAAAGTTCCTGCGATTTATGCCGGAGCCAATTACGAAGCGGTTGCCGTTCGAACGAAACAACAATTCAACGAAAACTCCAAAGAACTTTGCTGGCAACACGTGATCCCGGAAATGAACCACAACGAACTCGTTGGCTGGGGAGGTGGTGATGATCGTTTTGCGGCGTTGTTCCTGCAAACCGGTGATTTAACGCCACGCAACCAACGTCGTTTTGACATTTCGGTTGAGTTGGTGAGTGCCAAAACAAAACAGATTCACATTGCCCACGCCAAAGGCTCCAACCAGATCGAACGCAGCTTGTACCTGATTCACCTCGTAGATTGGGCTTCTTTATACCTTTCTGATCTGAAACACGGTGACCCTATGGAAATTCGTGTGATTGACTACTTGAAAGACGAACTCTCAAAATTGTAG
- a CDS encoding TIGR01777 family protein, which yields METILIAGGTGLIGQELTAYWQQQGHTVRLLTRQASNPKTGRYHWNPQTSEMDIAALEGVTVLVNLCGAGITDKRWTKSRIRELFDSRVGTTACLWQHAQSSPTLKRYLSASGAICYGFEDDTKTYTETDPFGTDLLSVITRDWEAAADLFAEKCPVTKIRISAVISGKGGAVPTIAKPIRWGFGTILGSGKQAMPWIHIHDLVRVFDWTLTHNLSGAYHACADNTDNATLTRAIAKALGKKIWLPKAPGFVLKLALGKMSVMVLKGLKVSNGKLVGTGFGFDYPEVERAVREVILG from the coding sequence ATGGAAACAATTCTCATCGCCGGCGGAACCGGTTTAATCGGTCAGGAATTAACTGCTTACTGGCAACAACAAGGGCATACCGTTCGCCTGCTGACACGACAAGCGTCCAACCCAAAAACTGGCCGTTATCACTGGAATCCGCAAACATCGGAAATGGATATTGCCGCTTTGGAAGGTGTGACGGTTTTGGTGAATTTATGCGGGGCAGGAATCACCGATAAACGCTGGACCAAATCCAGGATCCGGGAGTTGTTTGATTCGCGGGTCGGGACCACGGCTTGTTTGTGGCAGCACGCGCAGTCTTCCCCAACGCTGAAACGCTACCTATCAGCTTCGGGAGCGATTTGCTACGGTTTTGAAGACGATACAAAAACCTACACCGAAACCGATCCGTTCGGCACCGATTTATTGTCGGTCATTACCCGCGACTGGGAGGCTGCAGCCGATCTTTTTGCCGAAAAATGCCCGGTCACCAAAATCCGCATCAGCGCGGTGATTTCCGGAAAAGGTGGCGCCGTTCCGACCATTGCCAAACCCATCCGTTGGGGATTCGGAACCATTCTCGGTTCGGGTAAACAAGCCATGCCATGGATTCACATTCACGACCTGGTCCGCGTGTTTGACTGGACGCTTACCCACAACTTATCGGGCGCGTATCACGCCTGTGCAGACAATACGGATAATGCTACGCTTACGCGTGCCATTGCGAAAGCGTTGGGCAAAAAGATTTGGCTTCCGAAAGCACCGGGATTTGTGCTGAAACTGGCGTTGGGGAAAATGTCAGTGATGGTGCTGAAAGGATTGAAGGTTTCGAATGGGAAGTTGGTGGGGACGGGGTTTGGGTTTGATTATCCAGAAGTGGAGAGAGCGGTGAGGGAGGTGATTTTGGGGTAA
- a CDS encoding DNA repair protein, which produces MNVKLTQEQKIQVLNSQDLYAIMQKVLLRENKIRRNQEHFWVIGLDTNNKILFIELISLGAVNRVQVNAPEVFRMAIYKTAVKIILVHNHPSGDTIPSQPDLDMTNLMLKAGEIIQIKIVDHLIITEETYISFEDLGYMQQLRNNDTYRIVGEHEAELKAMMVEIEKLKVKHEMAKVLLKEGDSIEKIMRVTGLTKEEIERLLKKK; this is translated from the coding sequence ATGAATGTGAAGCTCACACAAGAACAAAAAATTCAGGTACTCAATTCACAAGACCTTTACGCCATTATGCAAAAGGTGCTGTTGCGCGAAAACAAGATTCGCCGCAACCAGGAGCATTTTTGGGTCATTGGGTTAGATACCAACAACAAGATTCTGTTCATCGAGCTCATTAGCCTTGGTGCGGTAAACCGCGTGCAGGTCAACGCACCCGAAGTATTCCGCATGGCGATTTATAAAACAGCGGTAAAAATCATATTGGTCCACAACCATCCGTCGGGTGATACTATCCCATCGCAACCCGACCTCGATATGACCAACCTCATGCTCAAAGCCGGTGAAATCATTCAGATCAAAATCGTTGATCACCTCATCATCACCGAAGAAACCTACATCAGTTTCGAAGACCTGGGCTACATGCAGCAGCTCCGCAACAACGATACCTACCGCATTGTAGGCGAGCACGAAGCCGAACTCAAAGCCATGATGGTGGAGATTGAAAAGCTGAAGGTGAAGCATGAGATGGCGAAAGTTCTATTGAAAGAAGGCGATTCCATAGAAAAGATCATGCGCGTTACAGGGCTGACGAAAGAGGAGATTGAAAGGCTTTTAAAAAAGAAGTAA